Part of the Henckelia pumila isolate YLH828 chromosome 2, ASM3356847v2, whole genome shotgun sequence genome is shown below.
ccattgcttcgcgatgtttgtcaaacaatggtcctggcaagggcttagtaagtggatcagcgatattgtctgtagagaccactctctcgacagtgatgtctcctctttccacaatctcccggatgatgtggtatttcctcagtacgtgtttggatctttgatgagaccttggtttcttttcctgagcaacggcaccagtgttgtcgcagtataccggaactggaccaacagcttcaggaattacgcctaactcttggacgaaattcctcatccaaacggcctctttagcagcagctgatgctgcaatgtattctgcctcagtggtggaatccgctgtggtgtcttgcttggaactcttccaagagacagcatcgCCATTGAGCataaatacaaatccagaggttgacttcgagtcatccacgtcgctttggaagctagagtcggtatagccttccaatttcaattctcttcctccataaaccatgaatatattcttagtccttatcaagtacttaagaatatctttcacggctttccaatgcatttgaccggggttgtcctgatatctgctcgtgacactcagagcaaaggctacatccggtctggtagatatcatcccatacataatactacctatggctgacgcatatggtatgtgtgtcattttctctatctcttcgtcagtcttggaacacataaacttggatagagaaactccatgacacataggtagatgtcctctcttggactcatccatagaaaaccttttcaatatggtgtcgatgtaggttgcttgagtgagtcctataattctcttagatctatctctatagatctgtatccctagaatataggatgcctcacccaaatccttcatcgagaatctacctgataaacatatctttgttgactgcaacatccttacgttattcccaatgagtaggatgtcatcaacataaagcactaagaatgtcaccgcatccttaactactttcttgtacacgcacggttcctccgggtttttgatgaaaccaaagtcctttattgtttcatcaaatttctggttccaacttcttgatgcttgtttgagaccataaattgatctctgaagcttgcatatcttatgctcgcttcccatggatgtgaatccctcgggctgcatcatatagatttcttccttaatgtttcaattaagaaatgcagtcttcacatccatttgtcatatctcatagtcataccatgctgctatgacaataaggattcttatggacttgaacattgcgactggtgaaaaggtttcatcatagtcaactccttgtctttgagtataaccttttgctaccaatcgtgccttgtaggtaagtaccttaccatcaggcccaatttttctcttgtagatccatttacatcctattggaacaattccatcgggaggatctactaaagaccaaactttgtttgtatgcatcgagtctattttcgactgcatagcttcaagccataaattagaatccgcatcagaaattgcttccttgaagtttcttggatcacatccaatgtcgggttcactttgatctccttaagaagaagaccatatcgaataggaggtctagaagtcctctcggatttcctagatataggcgtgtccattgaaggttcttgaggtgtgtgatcgttattttgtatctcgggttcttctcgaatttcttcgagttccatcatcttgcctttcttatctaataagaactccttctccatgaaggtggcattcctcgaaacaaatacttttgtctcataaggatgatagaaataatatccgattgaattcttcggatatcctacaaaataacataaggtggatcgactatccaacttatctcccactgtctgcttcacgtaagcaggacattcccaaatccttaagtacgaatacttaggagctttgtcattccataactcgtatggagttttatctactgctttagtgtggacattgttcaacaacaataccgccgtttcaagcgcatagccccaaaacgaaggtgggagctcagtgaagcttatcatagatcgaaccatgtccaacaaagttcgattgcgacgctccgagacaccattcagctgaggtgtcataggaggagtccactgagagagaatcccattctcttttagatagctcaaaaactcggtacttaagtattctccacctcgatctgatcgaagttctttaatacttctaccttgtttgttttctacttcagccttgaattctttgaatttttcaaatgattcagacttatatttcattaaatataaatacccataccttgaataatcatcagtaaaggtaatgaagtaggtgtgtccaaatttagtaccgatactaaatggtccacagaCATCTGTAtgaatcaaatccaacaggttttgactacgctcaggcttccctttgaaaggagatttagtctttttttttttaggcaggactcacaagtaggtagagagttaatatcagacatatcaaacatgccctctcccactaacttgttcatcctccttgaggaaatatgacctagcctagcatgccaaaggtttgccgggttttgactatcgtttttcctcttgtttgttgttactggcttatcaacataattaattggaatgtcttttaattttaagttatatagatcgttttcaagttgtccatttccaatcaaacattcattcttgtaaatattgcaaatctcattcacaaaattacaagaaaaaccatttctatcaagcatagaaatagaaataatgtttttaatcgaatctggcacaaataaaacgtctttcaaaaataacttaaaatcgttctgcaaaactaaataaatgtctcctatagcttgggcttcaactctagaaccatttccgagtcttagctgggtctcacccttcctaagcttacgactttttgtcatcatctgcaactcattgcaaatgtgagatctacatctggtatccaatacccaagaaatagtattaagtgaaaaatatatcctttgtagttcgtaactactcgatatacattctttgcagttgcgcttccagtaaccgggtttcttgcagtgatgacaaacttatttagacttgtccatctttacatgaaacatttggccttgagatcatggtcctaccatttctctagttcggccaacctttcgaagttacatcagccagggctgtttttcggaggagccttttctaacacttagaaaatcttttccgaactcaggacaatcttaacttatggaaccattccgtatagtttgcgccagaaagtttgttttgttcgagaattgaaacatgtggattacgaagattcatcataatgatatactgagatgaaacagacaataatcgatgattgtttaattaatttactaagacataaaatatggcaaaatttattttatgaatttcactcccactattttaacgatttcactaccctctagtgaaaacgggaaacttgtttccttagtggaaacatggagtccaattgacaaactatagtcccgaataatatcagccaaccataatttttaaaaggtagagcccaatttctttcaaagcaacccccatgttttttacctcatgtccaataagggcccaataatatgacgccgtttaatgtgacatgtcaagatgacccatcaatattaagttgtgatggacggtcgccatgtggatccccaataatatgagccaatcccattggagttccacccaacttacaacatgtgttgaTCCAAtttacaactttccgacgaacgggcacccccaataatatgagccggaccatgcccgcgggtagcatctcatacattgatcgttgatggaagctaggaatatttaaacaatatttaaatttcattttgtttatcttgatatcaattttaaatcatatttaaaatgagggatttttaatttttgaaaatctgtctcatcatgcaatttatgtatgcttgcgggattcatacaatttagtctaaacatgcatacatcaataatatcatatattatttaaaggatgatcgatcccaatcactaatcgacccgtggtttccaatcacgagtctaagtccaatcctaggtgatatgcaagtatgcaatgcaatcctattacattgagctttcaatttacatttcttcggtctttattgtctgttgggcccacctttgtcttcaaatctttatctcccactaagtctaataaatttacaataaatttcgatgacaagtatgtgatacatatttaagggtgggaacgggccataaaccaggcccactttttattacaaatgataattcaaattgggctataaaccaagcccatttaataaaacccaacaacaataaaaccaaatgtaaataacctaacatacacctaccaaattggtcatgacaatcgatcatccttttatccaataattaattcaataattaaataattggataacatgcaatgacatcataattaaaagataaaatcatattttatctaatacattcataagatcatatcttatcatcaattgtaccaaaataattaattttataaaatctaatttaacggataagatttacaaattttccaaaaattcaaatttatccaaaaatcaattttaaaaattttggactcaaacaatttgatccgatgcctcgtggaccaatcaaaaataattttcgatcgaaccaaaaactaaaattccaaaatattaaaattttaattaaaaatcaattttaatttttccgggctgcccggaaCAATTCCGGGCAGCCcttcgctgccccttgggcagcgatgggctcgctgccccgggcagcgacgatcgctgcctgatgtgcccattaaattttaatttaaaattttgtttttgtttcaaaaacctgaggccaaaaattttgtacaatcaattaatttaatcgtttgatctgagcaacctgtctctgataccactgttggaaaacgtgttcagatcaattaaaaattgatacccggtgcagcggaagtttaaaaaattttattttcgatatagaacgattccatatcatgggtatcaaaactttacgattaaattatgcaagtaaaaataaaatcacaattaaatttttacctattcaagcaacggcttgattatggacaccaacagaatttaatctgctcttcttgtatatcccgggaaccgatggttcacgatcaatctccggaataaggtccacgaacagaaaacagaaaccctctgattgattgcactagaaatctaTCAGATGTTTattgaagagaataaacagatttgatctgttaattcggaatgtaatttttcacaaaaatcacagaccgaattttctctaaagggacagaggaattttcgaaaattccccttgaaaatatatgtgtgatttcgaaaattgcaagagaggaattcttatgattttcgaacactacacatgtattattagataatttctagactagattaagttatgattgtattaggactctaactctttagggcccacaatccataactcaagcccaacaagccaagcctgttaatataaaaattaatataaaattcatcgtgactccgattgataaactgatttcaccaatgtgcacagaaaccatttctgcatcttttagagtcaagataatttttctgaatccgaattcagtgatttccaaaaatgcccatccctatgtcattttaggaaattccactcccttttagttaagaagtccaacttctcttccattaaatttaactctttaaatttaactatctcaacggggtttagtaatccattacttatgtgaccctcaatggttcagggatacagctagctgtgggctcacaactccttgtgactcggaacaacaatttccaacttgcccaacgaatcatggtaagagcgtctagcaacatcgccccatgattccctaggtatcactgatagtgcctgcaaaaaccagtagattttggttagcgtacagtacggtcccttcatccatatatcccgatcgaatcaacaaccattggtgcatcgagagtcgttcgagattcgataactatgcattacatcttggagatcaaatagtgacatcgcatgtgttactaggaaaaccgagtaacctaaaacacatcatgtactatggccagagattcgtcacactaatacctcctcagatcgcataggatatccatactcgcaagtatgtggtgaatccttgacaacaaagcatcgactcctatatgtgtcgtaactgtacccaattccgacacctgatgaccccaatagagtcggtaaacgagtcaaagtacagtattagcatatagagtctcaatgatgtttcaagtagtaaggactaatggtgtacaaccaaaaccgcgaactttatccactcgataagtgataacgacttggaaagtccgaatagggtagttcaatcattcatcatatgaatatccatttgcatgatttgaacatctccatgtccattaccaatgaaacgtggtacttggcattacaaatgctagtctcaatctcgagcgatccttatccttattagcggacgactcaattgactaggaactgtttagaatatacagtgactataagatgtgtttcataatagtgatctctctttattcactatctcatcttacttacactatagtatattcaaggtctttatcaaaatatcaatagtatatcacaatataacaatatgaagaaagacaaagaaaatgtcattaatgaatgtaaattatattaaacaaagattgtttatacatagagtcacaaaagcccttagccacaagttggctaaccgggcacccactctttcagtatgcacttcgggatgagctccggagcggctatccaaacatggctcacgtgATGGTTATACGgtgtatgcacttcgggatgagctccgaagcggctatccaaagaatgaaagtttacgggcgtaATGTCATATgtttgttgatcaacaggaaccTATGAATGACTCATTTTGACGGTTACCACAATTCACATACTTTATCACCCCCAAATGTTTATGTTATGACTTCATTAAGATGCATTTATGTTACGTTTTGCATGAAAGTGTATGACAATGTTTTTCTCTTTTAaagtttaagaaaaaaaatcattttttatgcatttccttgctgagtctttagacttactatacttgaatggtgcaggtaacgatgatgtggatgtgtttattgatgattaattATGTGgacggacatgaagaagaggcagggGTCGGACCcacgggcaatgcatgagtgcGAATGCTGTTGAATGGAAGATGTTTAAACATTTTGAATGATGAATGGAAAACAAGTTTTGAATCTTATGTTGATGATCATGTTTGGCAAAGATTTTTAAATGCTATTTCATTATTATGCACTTTTAATACGCTCTTTTGAATAAAGAAGAGTATGCTTCCGCAAAGCTTttatttttcccaaatttgaagtatgtatgtttgagtaacgctTCGATTTTGATATTTGAGACATTACATTCAGGTTGGACccgaaatatttgaattttttcaatttttaacaaaataattaaatgcacataataataatcaatatattttgatttaaatacataatagctTATATAATAcgatataatttaaatttgaaagttcaagtatacaaaatttaaaatatatttactacacaaaataaaaattatttttaaaaatcaatgttttacaaaataattattacatgtTGAAAATCTATGATAcaatatacaataatttttttttcaaacatacaatatataaaaatatagtaaatatttcttaattctataaataaatacaaaatttttgaaaaaatttctcAAACCAAATCAGAATAAATCAATAGCGATCGACTCGAACTCGACTAACCCGATCAACCGAAACCtacataatttgattttttttgtttttttaacaaaataattaattattacacataataatattaaatatataataataaaatctcgctaaaaatataatttaaatttgaaattttaattttaaaaattttaaaatatatttattataaaaaataaacaattattattatttttaactcagtaaataattatattttaaaatgttagaaaataattgttTTTGTTGAACTCGGTAAAATTAATTCTATAAGcaagtaataaataataataataataataataatttcgttaaaaaaatttttaagtaaGACAAAAAATTGTAGGTtgaaaagaaataattttttttaaaaaaattgagataCTTTCCTAATTAATAGAACGTGTAACCCTCTATGTAAGACTTTATGTACACATAGTATTGTCCATTTTTCAAATCCACACAACAAGTTTGAACAAGAAACCATGGAATCTTTTCACGATTTCTTTTATGGGAAATCTTAAGTCAATGTTAATTAAGTTTCACGTTGGTTTCTTAATTCACCGCAGTATGTGTTCAAAAAATCACATTAACAGGCGTAGATCGGGCAACTTTTATAAAATATCAAAGACTCAAACACCTactcaattttcataaaaatgaaATACACATTTTCGATATTTTACGGGAAGTACacgcaataaataaaaatccaaGCATGGGGTTTCCTTTAAACAGGCAAATGGGGTTTTAAGACAAATGTTCATTTAACGAAAAATACGCCAAGCCCGcgatactattttttttttataagaagaCATGAAAAACGAGAGGGAAaacgttttattatttttatcaaaactaagttttattattttttattttttttccaattttagtcctttatttgtgtttttattCGTTTTTATTTACATAACATAGGTGCTAACATGGCTCAAACATAATAGTAATTATCATGTCATGTTGGTTTCATGTTACCGTAAGCATTGCCGCATGGAAAACGatttaaattgcaaaaaatgactaaaaactGTAAAATAAATTGCAAAGTCAATAggctaattttgaattttgactaTTTATACGACCAAAATGTCAATGAGAATTGAGACCCACGTATACtattaaaattgtaattttttcacaaaaattacaattttataaataaactcGATTTTCTAGCTTAGTTTCTCGACACAAGTGTAGATTCGAGAAGATAAGATGTTATTTCAAAGATATTGTCATAAGAATGCATTCAAACGCGAATATTTATCAATACAGGtgtgtttttcatttttcttgcAATAAACCCCACATATGCAATGATGGAGTTAGGATTATTAATCTGTTTGACCCAGAATTTAAGCTccaaaatcattttattttttgaattaagTTACCTGACTAATATctaattaattcaaaattaatatataacttttttaaaaaaaaattgaatcgcCTAGACTACTGATGCCACCATTGCATGTATagatttttaaatataacaTTACTTATTACCTTTAGGCATAACATGAAATTTCTCTAACTTTCTTAGCAATTCCATCAATTTATTTAGCATAATGTCCAGTTGTACCACGTTTTTTGATACTTTAGCGTTCGtagaaatcaaatatttgtcATTTCggacaataataataataaacccCAATAAGGAATAtgctttttataaaaaaataaataaataaataaataaagaaagaaactaGTATATAAGGGTGTATTATTTTCAAGATTGGAAACTAATTTATTGGAAAAAAGTAAAGATTCCGGAGATCTTGGAATCGTGCTTTTGTTTCTCCATACCTAAACCCTTCATTTAAACccttctcttctcttctcttctcttctctgCTCTGCAAACAAGAAGCAGCAGCAGCTTCACACACATTAATCCACCATTGACGATACCCCAAGGTAAAGATCTCACTGCTTCCCATTCATTGTCCATTTCCAAAGGAAAAGGGAATCTGTTTATTGTTCTTGTTTTCTGCTCTATTCATAAACCTTAATCGTCTCTACAGAAGTTTGATGCTGATGTTCATTTTCTAGTTATTGCTTTGTTTTTCATGCTCTGTTTTCTTGATTTTTCCCCTTCAAATTCGGTTAAACATGCGCAACAAAAGTAGGAGAAAACAGGAGCTAGATTCAAGAATTTCAGCACATGCATTCAAAGATTTGTTCATTTGATGTTAGAAACCGTCCTATTTGTCTAGGACAAAACTAttgccagaatggaaatggaagAAACAGCTAAATTATGCATGTTTCATGAGGCAAGAATTTGCCTGATACCGTTTCTTGGTAATAGATCCTTTTATTAGAGATTTACAAGGCCAAAAAAGCCTGTCTTGTCTTCTTTTCGCATAAAGTCAGAAACTTTATATTGTTTTGTTTCGAAACAATAGATACCTATTTTAAACCGAGATCGTTAAAAGGTTTTTGGCCTTGTCTATGCTTCTCCCAATTGATTGGAGAAGTTGATTTTGTCTTTCTACTAGAGGTTTCCAGTTTCCTTAATTAGTAATCATTGCACAAATATATTGCAGTTTGGCCTGCTTTCAAGAAAATAAAGCATTTCAACCTGCGCTAATCACAAGTTACCTCAAGAGTGTTGGTCCTTGTGACTGATACTCCAATGGCATTTTCAAGAGTACTGAGAAATGGTTTCAGACGATCCGGTGGAATCACCGGAAATTATTCTGGTCAGAGGGATATACTCAGCGAGGGTGTCTCGGCTCCCAAACCTCGCCCACCTGTCGCTGAAAACGTTACAGCGAGTGGAAACTTTTTGTATTTGTCAAATCTTAAACAATCATCTGGTATAAATTGTGGAAGAAGAGGAATCATGATGACTCCTGATTATCAATTTGCTCATGCACAAAGAGTGGTGGAAGAGTCTGATTCAGAATATGAAAGCATCAACTATCCTACACTTGAAGCCACAAAGCCAGGCGAAAAGCCTCGAGTAGTTGTTTTGGGTAGTGGATGGGCTGCATGTAGATTCCTCAAAGGCCTCGACACTAAGTTATACGATGTTGTTTGCATCTCACCCAGAAATCATATGGTCTTTACTCCTTTGCTTGCCTCAACTTGTGTCGGAACGCTGGAATTCCGTTCTGTAGCAGAGCCAGTTAGCCGGATACAAACTGCATTGTCGAAGGATcctaattcttatttcttcctTGCTTCATGCAATGGCGTCGACATGGAAAAACATGAAGTAAGTAGTTGCCTATATACGACGACTCTTGTTCGATTTCCTCATTCGTTTGAGCATCTTTTGAAGCTATTGCATAATTTTTGGCCTCTAAATCAGGTGTGTTGTGAGACGGTCGATGCTGGTGGACCTGATGATGAACCTTACCGGTTTAGTGTTTCATATGACAAGCTCGTGATTGCTTCCGGAGCTGATCCATTGACATTCGGCGTAAAGGGTGTTAGAGAACATGCCTTTTTCCTGCGGGAGGTGACTCAAGCCCAGGAGATAAGGAAGAAGATTCTACTCAATCTGATGCTGTCTGAAAATCCAGGTGACTATCTCATTGAACCACCAACTTTTTTGCCCCAACAAGGTGGGATTTCATGAGCAAAGAGAAGTTTTCCTGAAAGAATagaaattttgtaacatgattTTTGGTGAAAAAtggaatttattaaattataagtcCACCTTAATGGGGACATTCAATGCTTCGATCGAGACCAATTATGAAGATTTTGGTTCTTTGAGTGTAAATTTCACCGCAGTACCACACTCTTTCTTAAAACCACAGTCCATCCGTAACGATCCTACAAATGAACCCTTTTCCTCGAATCCTTTTCAAATGTTAAAACTTTTCACATGAATCATACCAAGAACCATTGTTTCGAATTTCAACGGATGATGCAAGAGTTTCATTATCTAATTGAATCTTCTCATAAACATTATATTTTTGGATTCACGGTACACATACGtattcatgtgtgtgtattcaTGTTTGGAGAGATCAAATAGATTTGCATTTTTACAGGCGTGTCGGAAGAAGAGAAGGAACGACTACTGCATTTCGTTGTGATCGGAGGCGGACCTACCGGAGTTGAGTTCAGTGGAGAATTGAGTGATTTCATAATTAGAGATGCCAGACAGAGATATTCTCATGTCAAGAACTATATTCGTGTCACATTGATTGAGGTACCTGTTGATCATTACATACCATGTTATACTTAAATCTGGGAAATTGCACCttgaagcaaaaaaaaaaaaaaaacaccttGTGCTTTTAAATGTTAGATCTCAATTGCAATTTACCCTGTTTGACAACCAATAGCTGTTCATACATCTTGTGCCAACTTCAAATTTTAACAGGCAAACGAGATTTTATCGTCGTTTGATATTGGATTACGTCAATACGCAGCAAAGCACCTGACAAAGGT
Proteins encoded:
- the LOC140880263 gene encoding internal alternative NAD(P)H-ubiquinone oxidoreductase A1, mitochondrial-like — translated: MAFSRVLRNGFRRSGGITGNYSGQRDILSEGVSAPKPRPPVAENVTASGNFLYLSNLKQSSGINCGRRGIMMTPDYQFAHAQRVVEESDSEYESINYPTLEATKPGEKPRVVVLGSGWAACRFLKGLDTKLYDVVCISPRNHMVFTPLLASTCVGTLEFRSVAEPVSRIQTALSKDPNSYFFLASCNGVDMEKHEVCCETVDAGGPDDEPYRFSVSYDKLVIASGADPLTFGVKGVREHAFFLREVTQAQEIRKKILLNLMLSENPGVSEEEKERLLHFVVIGGGPTGVEFSGELSDFIIRDARQRYSHVKNYIRVTLIEANEILSSFDIGLRQYAAKHLTKCGVRLVRGVVKEVHPNKIVLSDGSEVPYGLLVWSTGVGPSQFVKSLDLPKSPGGRIGVDEWLRVPSAEDVFAMGDCAGFLEHTGRPVLPALAQVAEREGKFLVELFNRMGRTQDWGKAFSMKDSALGDPFVYKHLGSMASVGRYKALIDLRQSKDVKGLSLAGFLSWLIWRSAYLTRVLSWRNRFYVAVNWATTLVFGRDNARIG